In the genome of Populus trichocarpa isolate Nisqually-1 chromosome 10, P.trichocarpa_v4.1, whole genome shotgun sequence, the window TCTCATAATACCTGTCTGCTTGAGCTTTAAGCAGCGGCAACCTTCACAGAATTCCCCTTTCTGACTTTTAGAATTTAAGCAGCAGCGTTTTGTttccaaatcaaaatcatttcttttcaataaattcaatagtgctTCGGAAGACATAGGCTtccagaaaataaagatttgtCAAAGCATTGTTGCAATGAATCCATCTTTTAGCTCTTATCAAGAATTTGGCAATTGAGGCAGTTGATATTGTTTCTCTTGCAGCTGTAATCCGACCATAAAGGTTCTCCAAAGCACCCCGTGTCAACTATAACAAAGAATCATTGGCGACAACATGGCTGATGAAAATGGTTTGCAAGGAGATAGAAAGTTTGAGCAGGCTGCAGCAACAACGAGCCATTCAGAAATTGTGGAGTCAGAGATCCAAGCCGCAGAAAAGAGCAAGGAGAAAAAGGAAAGCACTAATGTAGTGCCATATTACAAGCTTTTCTCCTTTGCTGACCCCACAGATTATCTATTAATGTTTGTCGGCACCATTGCTGCAATTGGAAATGGAGCCTGCATGCCCATCATGACGATACTATTTGGGCAAGTAGTAAATGCATTTGGAAGTACTAGTACGAACACTGAAGAAGTGACTCATGAAGTTTCCCAGGTATAGCAACTATATTCTGCTAACAACACAACTCATCCATATCGATGCATCATCTGATACATATGAAATTGCAGTATATATTTAAGTTCTTTAACTTGAACTTACTTCCACACTACCATTCTGAAACATGAGGGTGAGTATTCTGTGTAGAaaattttgttgcaaggtaTATTAACCACTACTTGTGATTTGGATTGGTTGGATTTTCAAGGGACTTGCTCTTGCTAATACTATCTGCTTTTACCTATTGCCTGGTAATACTACCCAACTTTACCTATTGCCTGGTAATCTCCTCAAGGAAGATGATCGCTATGTAATCCTATCCTGTTATGGAATCCATTATTAGTTGTAACTCATCCATATTTTCCATATCCTCAGGTAGCTCTGAAGTTTGTTTACTTGGGACTGGGTGCCATGGTTGCAGCACTCCTTCGTAAGTCCACATTATTATTCACCAGTCATGGCTTAATCCTTAAAAAAGTTGTTAGAGGCTTAGAGCTAAATTGAGAACTGAAATACCTGAGTTTGATTTGTACCAGAGGTATCTTGTTGGATGGTCACCGGGGAGAGACAGGCTGCGCGAATAAGAAATTTGTACTTGGGAGCCATTCTCAGGCAAGAAATCGGCTTCTTCGATAACGAAACTCACACAGGAGAAATTATTGGGAGGATGTCGGGTGACACTATTCTAATTCAAGATGCCATGGGTGAGAAGGTATTGACATatattttcttagaaatatgCTAGTAAATAGAATCTGATGTATCATCTtacttgttaatttttgttgcaGGTGGGAAAGTTCTTGCAGCTATTTACAACATTCACTGCAGGTTTTGTCATAGCCTTTATTAAGGGATGGAAACTTACCCTTGTCATGGCATCTTCCATTCCCCTTCTCGTCCTATCTGGTGCCGTCATGGCCATTACTGTGTCAAAGATGGCATCCCGTGGGCAAACTGCTTATTCACATGCAGCAAATATCGTGGACCAGTCAATTGGTTCCATCAGAACGGTATGCGCAGTTGGATAAGAAATAGTTTCTTTGCCACTTCATTTCAGAATCATGATCATGATGGCCATTTCCAACGCAGGTTGTATCATTTACAGGGGAGAAGCAAGCTGTGGTTCAATACAACAAGTCTTTGACCGAAGCTGTCAAAACTGGAGTGCAAGAGGGCTTGGCTATAGGAGTCGGTTTTGGTGTGGTTGCATTTATTGTATTCTCCACTTACGCTTTGGCTGTATGGTTTGGTGCTAAAATGATTCTGAATGATGGATATAATGGAGGAGATGTTGTAAATGTAAATTTTGCAGTGTTGACCGGCTCCATGTAAGTTGCAGTctgcatctttttcatttttctgaaAGATCAATCTCTCTTGAGTTGTGTTAAGaacattttactttatttcttaaatcattttgatttatttgtttgtcaGGTCTCTAGGACAGTCATCTTCTTGCTTAAGTGCATTTTCTGCTGGGAGAGCTGCAGCGTTTAAGTTGTTCGAGGTAATTGATAGAAAGTCACAAATAGATTCTTACAACAGCAACGGACGGACACTAGATGATATTCAGGGAGATATAGAACTGAAGGATATTCATTTCAGTTATCCAGCAAGACCCGATGAGCAAATATTCAATGGCTTCTCTCTCGCAATACCTCCCGGTACAACTGCAGCTTTGGTTGGGAAGAGTGGAAGTGGGAAATCTACAATTATTGGTTTGATTGAGAGGTTTTACGACCCGCACGCCGGCGAAGTTCTAATAGACGGCGTTAACCTCAAAGAGTTCCAGCTCAAATGGATTAGACAGAAAATTGGCCTGGTCAGCCAAGAACCTGTGTTGTTTGCTTGTAGCATTAAAGATAATATTGCCTATGGGAAGGATGGTGCAACTAGTGAAGAAATCAAAACTGCTTCTGAACTTGCCAATGCTGCCAAGTTCATAGATAAACTTCCTCAGGTTTAAATAGAGatgcaattaaaatttgttttcttttatttggaatttttattccaagaaagcttttaagttaatatAATATCAGGAGAGCCATTGTGTGTGTGGCTTTCAGACTTAATAAGACAACAAACCTGGGTGCTTGGGTGATTTATCATTGTTAACTAACAAGAGTAGATGCTTTCAGGGACTTGACACGATGGTTGGGGAGAATGGCACTCAGCTATCTGGCGGCCAAAAACAGAGAATTGCTATTGCTAGAGCAATTCTAAAAGATCCAAGAATACTCCTTCTAGATGAAGCCACAAGTGCTCTTGATACAGAATCTGAAAGAATTGTGCAAGAGGCATTAGACAGGATTATGATCAACCGAACCACAGTTGTTGTAGCTCATCGCTTGAGTACAGTAAGGAATGCTGATGCAATTGCCGTTCTTCACCATGGGAAAATTGTTGAAAAAGGTACTGCTTTTGCTCACATTGCTCTCTCTTAATTGGTTACCAAATTTGATTAATGTATAATGTAGTGGAAAACAAATTGTTCTTGATTATTTCACTTTGTTGATTAATAAGTATTCCTTATTTTAGAATGACAAAAAAGTGTTTCCCTCCCTCTCTGTCTCTCACACTCATAGATTACTGCATCCTGATTCACATTAACTGACCAGGTTCCCACAAGGAGCTGACCAAAGATCCTGAGGGAGCATATTATCAGCTTATAAGATTGCAGGAAACGAGGACAGCACAAAATAATGATGTTCTAAATAATCCAGATGGGCCAGAAAGCTTAGCAGATTCTGATAGACATTTAAGTAAACGCTCATCTTTCCGACGATCAATAAGTCGAGGCTCATCCCTTGAA includes:
- the LOC7477205 gene encoding ABC transporter B family member 4, producing the protein MADENGLQGDRKFEQAAATTSHSEIVESEIQAAEKSKEKKESTNVVPYYKLFSFADPTDYLLMFVGTIAAIGNGACMPIMTILFGQVVNAFGSTSTNTEEVTHEVSQVALKFVYLGLGAMVAALLQVSCWMVTGERQAARIRNLYLGAILRQEIGFFDNETHTGEIIGRMSGDTILIQDAMGEKVGKFLQLFTTFTAGFVIAFIKGWKLTLVMASSIPLLVLSGAVMAITVSKMASRGQTAYSHAANIVDQSIGSIRTVVSFTGEKQAVVQYNKSLTEAVKTGVQEGLAIGVGFGVVAFIVFSTYALAVWFGAKMILNDGYNGGDVVNVNFAVLTGSMSLGQSSSCLSAFSAGRAAAFKLFEVIDRKSQIDSYNSNGRTLDDIQGDIELKDIHFSYPARPDEQIFNGFSLAIPPGTTAALVGKSGSGKSTIIGLIERFYDPHAGEVLIDGVNLKEFQLKWIRQKIGLVSQEPVLFACSIKDNIAYGKDGATSEEIKTASELANAAKFIDKLPQGLDTMVGENGTQLSGGQKQRIAIARAILKDPRILLLDEATSALDTESERIVQEALDRIMINRTTVVVAHRLSTVRNADAIAVLHHGKIVEKGSHKELTKDPEGAYYQLIRLQETRTAQNNDVLNNPDGPESLADSDRHLSKRSSFRRSISRGSSLEHSSRHSFSAAFGVPTGIDLPDTATAEPYILDSEPSEPLPEVPLFRLAYLNKPEIPVLVLAALAAIVAGAILPVFGILVSSMIKTFFEPPNKLKKDSEFWALMFVGIGAISLFIQPVKHCFFAVAGCKLIKRIRSMCFEKVIYMEVGWFDQPEHSSGAIGARLSADAAMVKGLVGDALGMLVQNLGTAVVALFIAFQACWQLAFIMLAVLPLLGVNGFIQQKFMKGFSADAKKMYEEASQVANDAVRNIRTVASFCSEAKVTGLYQQACKGPLKTGMRQGLVSGIGFGLSFFLLYAVYAACFYAGSRLVNAGATTFSEVFRVFFALTMASFGISQTSSLGPDIMKAKAAAASVFAILDRNSKIDSTDDSGTAIENFKGDIEFQHVSFIYPTRPDVQIFRDLCLKIRSGKTVALVGESGSGKSTVISLLQRFYDPDSGYITLDGVEIQKLQIKWLRQQMGLVSQEPLLFNDTIRANIAYGKEGIATEAEILAASELANAHKFISSLQQGYDTVVGDRGIQLSGGQKQRVAIARAIIKAPKILLLDEATSALDAESERVVQDALEKVMVNRTTVIVAHRLSTIKNADVIAVVKNGVIAEKGRHDTLMNIKDGVYASLVSLHTSASSS